From the Streptomonospora nanhaiensis genome, the window CGCCACGCGGCCGCCCGAGGGCAGCGGCGAAGGGAGCGCGGAGGACATGACGGACGAGACGGCGGGCACCGGGGCGGGCGCGGCCCCCGCCCCCTCCCCCGGCGGCGCGGACGGCGCCGCACCGCCCGGCCGGCCGCTGGCCGGAGTGCGGGTGGCCGACCTCTCGCGGGTCCTGGCCGGCCCCTACGCCACCATGCTGCTGGCCGACCTGGGCGCCGACGTGGTCAAGATCGAGCACCCCGGGCGCGGCGACGACACCCGCGCGTGGGGGCCGCCCTGGGCGGGCGGCGAGGCGAGCTACTTCCTGGCGGTCAACCGCAACAAGCGCAGCCTGGCGGTCGACCTCAAGGACCCCGACGGCCTGGCCGCCGTCCAGGACATCTGCGCCGCCGCCGACGTCGTGGTGCAGAACTTCCGCCCCGGCGTGGCCGACCGCCTCGGGCTGGGCTACGCCTCGGTGCGGGCGCGCAACCCCGCCGTGGTCTACTGCTCCATCAGCGGGTTCGGCCCCGAGCACGACCCGCCCGGCCGCCCGGGGTTCGACCTCATCGTGCAGGCCGAGAGCGGGTTCATGGCCGCCACCGGCTCCCCCGACGGACCGCCGACCAAGGCGGGCGTGGCCATCACCGACGTGCTCACCGGCCTGAACGCGGCCGTGGCTGTCCTGGGCGCGCTGGTGCGGGCGCGCGCCGACGGGCGGGGCGAGCACGTGTCCGTCTCGCTGGTCAACTCCGCCCTCTCCGGGCTGGCCAACGTCACCCAGCAGGCGCTGGTCACCGGTGCCGAGCCCGAGCGGGTGGGCAACACCCACGGCTCGATCGTGCCCTACCAGGCGTTCCCCACGGCCGACTCCGAGATCGTCGTGGCGGCCGGCAACGACTCCCTGTTCCAGCGGCTGTGCGCGGTGCTCAGGCGCCCCGACCTCGCCGACGACCCCCGCTACGCCACCAACCCGCTGCGCGTGGCCCACCGCGCCGAACTGGTCGCCGAGATCTCCGCCGCGCTGCGCGCCCGTCCGGCGGCGGAGTGGGTGCGCGACCTGCTGGACGCCGGTGTGCCGGTCGGCCGGGTGCGCGGCGTGCTCGACGCCGTGCGCACCGCCCAGGCCGCCGGCGACGACGTGCTGCTCGCGGCCCACCACCCCGCCGCCGGACCGCTGGAGCTGGTCCGCGCCGGGTTCCGGCTGGACTCCGCGCCGGCGGCGGGCCGGCGCGCCCCCGCCGCCCCGCCGCCGCTGCTGGGCGAGCACTCCGCGCGGGTGCTGGCCGAGGCCGGGCTGGCGCCCGAGCGCGTCGCCGCCCTCATCGCGCGCGGAGCGGTCCACCAGGCCGCCCCGCCCCCACGGCCCGGCCCGGCGCCCCGGCCGGGCCCGCCCGCCGGCTGACCCCCGGCCCGGCGCCCAGCGCCCGCCCGCACCACCCCGCGCCACCCGCACCCGACACCGCCGCAGCAGAAGGGACCGCGCCATGACCGCCCCGCACCGCCCCGCAGCGCCCGACCCGCACGACTTCCTCGCCCTGGACTCCACGCTCGCCGAGGAGGAGCGCGACATCCGCGACACCGTGCGCGACTACGCCACCCGCGAACTGCTGCCGCACGTCGCCGAGTGGTTCGAGGCCGGCACCCTGCCCGACCCGCGCGGCCTGGCCAAGGCGTTCGGCGACCTCGGCGTGTTCGGCATGCACCTGGAGGGCTACGGCTGCGCGGGCGCGAGCGCGGTGGCCTACGGCCTGGCCTGCCGCGAACTGGAGGCGGTGGACTCCGGGCTGCGCAGCTTCGTCTCGGTGCAGGGGTCGCTGGCCATGGCCGCGATCCACAAGTTCGGCTCCGAGGAGCAGAAGACGGCCTGGCTGCCGCGCATGGCCGCCGGCGAGGCCATCGGCTGCTTCGGGCTGACCGAGCCCGACTCCGGCAGCGACCCCGGCTCGATGCGCACCCGGGCCCGCCGCGACGGCGCCGACTGGGTCCTGGACGGCACCAAGATGTGGATCACCAACGGCTCGGTCGCCGACGTGGCCGTGGTGTGGGCGGCCACCGACGACGGCATCCGCGGGTTCCTGGTGCCCACCGACACCCCCGGGTTCCAGGCCAACACGATCCACCGCAAGCTGTCGCTGCGCGCCTCGATCACCTCCGAACTGGTGCTGGAGGGCGTGCGGCTGCCCGGCGACGCGCTGCTGCCGGGGTCGGCGGGCCTGGGCTCGCCGCTGTCCTGCCTCAACGAGGCCCGCTACGGGATCGTGTGGGGCGTGGTGGGCGCCGCGCGCGCCTGCTACGCCGCCGCGCTGGAGTACGCGGCCACCCGCGAGCAGTTCGGCGGCCCCATCGCCGGGTTCCAGCTCACCCAGCGCAAGCTCGCCGAGATGGTGCTCGACGTCAACCAGGCCGGTCTCACCGCGCTGCGGATCGGCCGGCTCAAGGACGCGGGCGCCTGCCACCACAACCACGTCAGCCTCGGCAAGTTCGGCAACGTGGCCGCCGCCCAGCGGGTGGCGCGGGCCGCGCGGTCGCTGCACGGCGCCAACGGCATCACCCTGGAGTACCCGGTCATGCGGCACATGGTGAATCTGGAGACGGTCGCCACCTACGAGGGCACCGAGGAGATCCACGCGCTGAGCATCGGGCAGGCCGTGACGGGCGTATCCGCGTTCCGCTAGCGCTGCGAGGTGCGGGCAACGGGCGAAAACCCGCACAATGGGGGGAGCCGAGTAAGGGAGAGGTCGATGGGCAACGACGCCGGGCGATTCCGCCGTACCCGGGTGAGGCGCACAGCCAACGCCGTGATCGGGGGGTTCATCAGTTTCGGGCTCGCCCCCTCCGACCTTCGGCTGCTGACCACCCGCGGCGCCAAGTCCGGGTTCCTGCGCACCACGCCCGTCAGCCTGGTCGAGAACACCCAGGGCCGGTTCCTCGTCGGCG encodes:
- a CDS encoding acyl-CoA dehydrogenase family protein: MTAPHRPAAPDPHDFLALDSTLAEEERDIRDTVRDYATRELLPHVAEWFEAGTLPDPRGLAKAFGDLGVFGMHLEGYGCAGASAVAYGLACRELEAVDSGLRSFVSVQGSLAMAAIHKFGSEEQKTAWLPRMAAGEAIGCFGLTEPDSGSDPGSMRTRARRDGADWVLDGTKMWITNGSVADVAVVWAATDDGIRGFLVPTDTPGFQANTIHRKLSLRASITSELVLEGVRLPGDALLPGSAGLGSPLSCLNEARYGIVWGVVGAARACYAAALEYAATREQFGGPIAGFQLTQRKLAEMVLDVNQAGLTALRIGRLKDAGACHHNHVSLGKFGNVAAAQRVARAARSLHGANGITLEYPVMRHMVNLETVATYEGTEEIHALSIGQAVTGVSAFR
- a CDS encoding CaiB/BaiF CoA transferase family protein, translated to MTDETAGTGAGAAPAPSPGGADGAAPPGRPLAGVRVADLSRVLAGPYATMLLADLGADVVKIEHPGRGDDTRAWGPPWAGGEASYFLAVNRNKRSLAVDLKDPDGLAAVQDICAAADVVVQNFRPGVADRLGLGYASVRARNPAVVYCSISGFGPEHDPPGRPGFDLIVQAESGFMAATGSPDGPPTKAGVAITDVLTGLNAAVAVLGALVRARADGRGEHVSVSLVNSALSGLANVTQQALVTGAEPERVGNTHGSIVPYQAFPTADSEIVVAAGNDSLFQRLCAVLRRPDLADDPRYATNPLRVAHRAELVAEISAALRARPAAEWVRDLLDAGVPVGRVRGVLDAVRTAQAAGDDVLLAAHHPAAGPLELVRAGFRLDSAPAAGRRAPAAPPPLLGEHSARVLAEAGLAPERVAALIARGAVHQAAPPPRPGPAPRPGPPAG